DNA sequence from the Streptomyces sp. NBC_01497 genome:
CGCCGAGGATCTCCTCAAGCGCATCCGCGCCGAGCGCGAGGCCGCCGAGGCAGAGCGGAAAGCAGCACGGCGGGCTGCCGCCCAGGCCAAGCGGAAGAGCCAGGCCAAGTCCAAGGTTCCTGTCCCGGCAGACGCCTCGCCGCCCCCTGCCCCCACCACAGACACCCCCCTCCCTGAGGGCGAACAGACCTCCCTCCCCCTGGAGTTCAACGCGTGAAGCTGGAAGCCCGCCGTCTCGTCGAGCGGCTCTGGAACTACTGCAACGTTCTGCGCGATGACGGCGTCTCGAGTCTCGAGTACCTGGAGCAGCTCAGCTTCCTGGTGTTCCTCAAGATGGCCGCCGAGATGGAAGAAGCCGATAGGGACCTTCCCCAGGACAAGCGCCGCCGAGTCCTGCCGGACACCGAGGACTGGCGTAACCGAGGCTGGACGGACCTGCTTGACCGCACCGGCAGCAGCCTGGAAGAGGAGTACACCCAGCTGCTCACCGACCTGGGCAAGCAGGGTGAGGGCGAGAACACCACCCTCGGCCTCATCTTCTACCGCGCCCGCAACCGGCTCCAGAACCCCGCCAACCTCCGCCGCCTCATCGTCGACCTGATCAACAAGGAGAAGTGGCTCAGCTCCAGTAAGGACATCAAGGGCGACGCCTACGAGGCGCTGATCGCCCGGAGCGCCGAGGACACCAAGGCCGGCGCTGGGCAGTACTTCACGCCGCGCGTGCTCATCGAGTCCATCGTGCGGTGCATGCGGCCCACCCCGGACGACACCATCACGGACCCGGCCTGCGGCACCGGCGGCTTCCTGCTCGCCGCGCACGGTTACATCGTGCAGGAGTACGGCGAAGACATGTCCACGGAGGAGTCCGCCCGTTTCGACAAGGGCGCAATCTGGGGCACCGAACTTGTCCCAGCAACTGCCCGCCTCGCCGCCATGAACCTGCTCCTCCACAAGATCGGCAAGCCCGAGGGCGAGCCCCTCATCCATGTGGAAGACGCCCTTGCCAGACCTCCCGCCAAGCGAGCCTCGATGGTTCTCGCCAATCCGCCCTTCGGCAAGAAGTCCTCGATCGTGATCACCAACGTCGATGGCTCGGTCAGCCGCGAGGACATGTCCTACCACCGAAAGGACTTCTGGGAGACCACCACCAACAAACAGTTCAACTTCGTCCAGCACATCGCGAACCTACTCACCGACAACGGCCGTGCCGCCGTAATCCTCCCCGACAACGTGCTCTTCGAAGGTGGTCGGGGCACGAGCATCCGCCGCGAACTGCTCAAGCGCTACAACCTCCACACCATGCTGCGCCTGCCCGCCGGCATCTTCTACGCTGGCGGCGTCAAGGCCAACGTCCTCTTCTTCGACGCTGCCCCACCCCGCCGCAGCGAGGACGAACCGCCGCACACGCAGCAGCTCTGGGTGTACGACCTGCGAACCGGCAATCGCTTCACC
Encoded proteins:
- a CDS encoding class I SAM-dependent DNA methyltransferase — encoded protein: MKLEARRLVERLWNYCNVLRDDGVSSLEYLEQLSFLVFLKMAAEMEEADRDLPQDKRRRVLPDTEDWRNRGWTDLLDRTGSSLEEEYTQLLTDLGKQGEGENTTLGLIFYRARNRLQNPANLRRLIVDLINKEKWLSSSKDIKGDAYEALIARSAEDTKAGAGQYFTPRVLIESIVRCMRPTPDDTITDPACGTGGFLLAAHGYIVQEYGEDMSTEESARFDKGAIWGTELVPATARLAAMNLLLHKIGKPEGEPLIHVEDALARPPAKRASMVLANPPFGKKSSIVITNVDGSVSREDMSYHRKDFWETTTNKQFNFVQHIANLLTDNGRAAVILPDNVLFEGGRGTSIRRELLKRYNLHTMLRLPAGIFYAGGVKANVLFFDAAPPRRSEDEPPHTQQLWVYDLRTGNRFTLKQNPLLPGHLEDFEKRAFGVGIGDQDGAIDRRVPEGRLQVFDGAELVATKDVNLDIGLIEPEAAEAKSLTELTLALSADLHGALLELEHLAADLDIQLPPAAT